A genomic region of Miscanthus floridulus cultivar M001 chromosome 3, ASM1932011v1, whole genome shotgun sequence contains the following coding sequences:
- the LOC136542285 gene encoding protein CURVATURE THYLAKOID 1B, chloroplastic-like, translated as MATACRLAAPLGLAPLPRGRTSAGVVAVAPCGSKIPRGVAVRATSGGEGATEEVPEIVKAAQDAWDKVEDKYAVATIGVAAIVALWTVVGAIKAIDKLPLLPGVLEIVGIGYTGWFTYRNLIFQPDREALIGKIKSTYKEITGSSS; from the exons ATGGCCACCGCCTGCCGCCTCGCCGCGCCGCTCGGCCTCGCCCCGTTGCCTCGCGGCCGCACCTCTGCCGGCGTCGTGGCCGTCGCCCCGTGCG GCTCCAAGATCCCAAGAGGCGTTGCTGTCAGGGCGACGTCCGGCGGCGAGGGCGCCACGGAAGAGGTGCCGGAGATCGTCAAGGCTGCGCAGGACGCG TGGGACAAAGTTGAGGACAAGTACGCCGTGGCCACCATCGGTGTCGCCGCCATCGTCGCGCTCTGGACGGTAGTAGGTGCCATCAAG GCCATTGACAAGCTTCCACTTCTGCCTGGTGTTCTTGAGATAGTTGGAATTGGCTATACAGGG TGGTTCACATACCGTAACCTCATCTTCCAGCCAGACAG GGAAGCTCTGATTGGCAAAATCAAGAGCACTTACAAAGAAATCACCGGGAGCAGCAGCTGA
- the LOC136546742 gene encoding uncharacterized protein isoform X2, whose protein sequence is MSPVVFYGTPQGVQVKQPQSFLKLLHVIRIDLKKQTDFIPRDVVWATFPRQDGAIRFSKAHTHTNVFSYQDHRSGTRRFLVSTYEEFWKRYNDMDSKIHHHYEVIQEGSPCHIYFDLEFDTRLNKKRDTDEMVDILIAVVFSALRDKYSIEGHEEWITELDSSTEEKFSRHLIIRIPKIAFKDNSHVGAFVCEVCSQIAAQRAANPDLDKLYITKESSSGPVDQLFMDTAVYSRNRCFRLVFSSKSGKKSFLVPTKRFKCQEMNDKDVFMESLICRLDDNCEKLLICKLDLECKKILHFDSEISMPQIQGRSYRDRIATFRSDFSHAYTYGKSPFPALDGFIESIASFGNVSGKIRSWFWFSQETLIIYNTLKSRYCENIGREHKSNHVFYIVDFQRAAYYQKCHDPDCQGYRSPLRPVPWDVIPELMESDQTEYQGKVVESNIENGNMNGKSIIEAGAEDPEWWEEVVKFADSIENMDRALCTLEVKSDVSMENMDHAPSTCTLEVKSDASIENMDHAPSSCTSEVISDASIENMDHAPSSCTLEENGYFDADPEWLIHAESAMDQYEEQSAGSQSHATSQVFDLEGVNSGVTSAV, encoded by the exons ATCTGAAGAAGCAAACGGACTTTATCCCCAG GGATGTTGTCTGGGCTACATTTCCTAGGCAAGATGGGGCAATCAGGTTCTCTAAGGCACACACGCATACCAACGTCTTTAGCTATCAAGATCATAGGTCCGGGACAAGAAGGTTCCTTGTGTCTACATACGAGGAGTTCTGGAAAAG GTACAATGATATGGATTCCAAAATTCACCACCATTATGAGGTTATCCAGGAG GGTTCGCCTTGCCACATttactttgatcttgagtttgatACAAGATTAAACAAGAAGAGAGATACAGATGAAATGGTGGATATATTGATTGCTGTTGTATTCAGTGCCTTGCGTGATAAATATTCTATTGAAGGACATGAAGAGTGGATCACAGAGTTAGACTCATCCACTGAAG AAAAGTTTTCACGCCATCTAATCATTCGTATACCCAAGATCGCATTTAAAGACAACTCCCATGTTGGTGCGTTTGTCTGTGAG GTCTGTTCACAAATCGCAGCTCAGCGTGCAGCCAATCCTGACCTTGATAAActatatattacaaaagaaagCAGCTCAGGTCCTGTTGATCAGCTCTTTATGGATACTGCAGTTTACTCTCGTAATCGTTGTTTCCGTTTAGTTTTCTCATCAAAGTCTGGGAAGAAATCATTTCTTGTGCCGACCAAACGTTTCAAATGCCAGGAAATG AATGATAAAGATGTCTTTATGGAGTCACTTATTTGTAGACTGGATGATAACTGTGAAAAACTGTTGATATGCAAACTAGACTTGGAATGCAAGAAAATATTGCATTTTGACTCTGAAATCAGCATGCCTCAA ATTCAAGGAAGGAGCTACAGGGACCGCATTGCTACATTTCGAAGTGATTTTTCTCATGCATATACTTATGGAAAATCTCCTTTTCCAGCTTTGGATGGCTTTATAGAATCCATCGCTTCTTTTGGAAATGTTTCAG GGAAAATTCGATCTTGGTTCTGGTTTTCTCAGGAGACTTTGATAATCTATAACACGTTAAAGAGCAGATACTGTGAGAATATTGGAAGAGAGCATAAGAGCAATCATG TGTTTTACATTGTTGATTTCCAAAGAGCAGCATACTACCAAAAGTGTCATGACCCTGATTGTCAAG GTTACCGTTCTCCCTTGCGTCCTGTACCTTGGGATGTGATTCCTGAGCTGATGGAATCAGACCAGACAGAATATCAGGGCAAAGTCGTGGAAAGCAACATTGAAAACGGCAACATGAACGGTAAATCCATCATTGAGGCTGGTGCGGAGGATCCTGAATGGTGGGAAGAAGTGGTGAAATTTGCGGACAGCATCGAGAACATGGATCGTGCTCTGTGTACCTTG GAAGTGAAATCTGATGTCAGCATGGAGAACATGGATCATGCTCCTAGCACTTGTACCTTG GAAGTGAAATCTGACGCCAGCATCGAGAACATGGATCATGCTCCTAGCTCGTGTACCTCG GAAGTGATATCTGACGCCAGCATCGAGAACATGGATCATGCTCCCAGCTCGTGTACCCTG GAAGAAAACGGTTATTTTGATGCTGACCCTGAGTGGTTGATACACGCGGAAAGTGCCATGGACCAGTATGAGGAACAAAGCGCGGGATCACAATCACACGCAACTTCCCAAGTGTTTGATCTCGAGGGCGTGAATAGCGGGGTGACATCAGCTGTCTAG
- the LOC136542284 gene encoding tetratricopeptide repeat domain-containing protein PYG7, chloroplastic-like isoform X1 has protein sequence MARLLLFPSQACVDPGRHLLLHPPVSRPRAVRSGPPPAEPHRAAGVVSPPGRCSPPLCWTHHPFLPCRSSKRVGVVFAAENAQEISSQPPGKDERRGGNLLLQFGALPCCTMAWLSTAQLAHSSVGGKLNMVYEVGELFELGIQLSYLLILLGLLGAGTFFVIRQVLVRRELDLSAKELQEQVRSGDASATEYFELGAVMLRRKFYPAAIKYLQQAIDKWDRDEQDLAQVYNALGVSYKRDNKLDKAIQQLQKAVELQPGYVTAWNNLGDAYEQKKDLKLALKAFEEVLLFDPNNKVARPRVDDLRPRVSMYKGVPVKSEKR, from the exons ATGGCGCGCCTGCTCCTCTTCCCATCCCAAGCGTGCGTCGATCCTGGCcgtcacctcctcctccacccgccGGTCTCCAGGCCCCGTGCTGTCCGGTCGGGGCCTCCTCCCGCCGAGCCACACCGCGCCGCCGGGGTCGTCTCTCCTCCCGGCCGTTGTTCACCGCCCCTTTGCTGGACCCACCACCCATTTCTTCCTT GCAGGTCATCAAAGAGAGTAGGGGTCGTTTTTGCTGCAGAAAATGCACAAg AAATTTCTTCTCAACCTCCTGGCAAGGATGAAAGGAGAGGTGGGAATTTGCTTCTGCAATTCGGTGCACTCCCATGTTGCACTATGGCATGGTTGAGCACTGCTCAATTAGCACACTCTAGTGTCGGAGGAAAGCTAAATATGGTTTATGAGGTCGGGGAGCTGTTTGAACTGGGAATTCAGCTGTCTTATCTGCTCATACTTCTTGGTCTGCTTGGAGCTGGTACATTTTTTGTTATCCGTCAGGTTCTCGTTCGTAGGGAGCTTGATCTTTCTGCCAAAGAGTTGCAA GAACAAGTGAGAAGTGGTGATGCAAGTGCTACTGAGTATTTTGAGCTTGGAGCAGTCATGCTACGGAGAAAATTTTATCCAGCTGCTATCAAATATCTGCAGCAAGCAATTGACAAATGGGACAGAGACGAGCAAGATCTTGCACAG GTCTACAATGCCCTGGGGGTCAGCTACAAGCGAGACAACAAACTTGACAAGGCAATCCAGCAGCTTCAGAAGGCCGTGGAGCTCCAGCCAGGCTATGTGACAGCTTGGAACAACCTGGGTGACGCATatgagcagaagaaggacctgaAATTGGCCCTCAAGGCCTTTGAGGAGGTCCTACTCTTTGATCCCAACAACAAGGTTGCAAGGCCACGCGTGGATGACCTCAGGCCGCGTGTAAGCATGTACAAGGGCGTGCCTGTAAAATCCGAAAAGAGATAG
- the LOC136542284 gene encoding tetratricopeptide repeat domain-containing protein PYG7, chloroplastic-like isoform X2: MAWLSTAQLAHSSVGGKLNMVYEVGELFELGIQLSYLLILLGLLGAGTFFVIRQVLVRRELDLSAKELQEQVRSGDASATEYFELGAVMLRRKFYPAAIKYLQQAIDKWDRDEQDLAQVYNALGVSYKRDNKLDKAIQQLQKAVELQPGYVTAWNNLGDAYEQKKDLKLALKAFEEVLLFDPNNKVARPRVDDLRPRVSMYKGVPVKSEKR, encoded by the exons ATGGCATGGTTGAGCACTGCTCAATTAGCACACTCTAGTGTCGGAGGAAAGCTAAATATGGTTTATGAGGTCGGGGAGCTGTTTGAACTGGGAATTCAGCTGTCTTATCTGCTCATACTTCTTGGTCTGCTTGGAGCTGGTACATTTTTTGTTATCCGTCAGGTTCTCGTTCGTAGGGAGCTTGATCTTTCTGCCAAAGAGTTGCAA GAACAAGTGAGAAGTGGTGATGCAAGTGCTACTGAGTATTTTGAGCTTGGAGCAGTCATGCTACGGAGAAAATTTTATCCAGCTGCTATCAAATATCTGCAGCAAGCAATTGACAAATGGGACAGAGACGAGCAAGATCTTGCACAG GTCTACAATGCCCTGGGGGTCAGCTACAAGCGAGACAACAAACTTGACAAGGCAATCCAGCAGCTTCAGAAGGCCGTGGAGCTCCAGCCAGGCTATGTGACAGCTTGGAACAACCTGGGTGACGCATatgagcagaagaaggacctgaAATTGGCCCTCAAGGCCTTTGAGGAGGTCCTACTCTTTGATCCCAACAACAAGGTTGCAAGGCCACGCGTGGATGACCTCAGGCCGCGTGTAAGCATGTACAAGGGCGTGCCTGTAAAATCCGAAAAGAGATAG